In one window of Miscanthus floridulus cultivar M001 chromosome 12, ASM1932011v1, whole genome shotgun sequence DNA:
- the LOC136496817 gene encoding GDSL esterase/lipase LTL1-like produces MDAMLVTFLVVPVVVALLGAGAGAASAAPPRAFFVFGDSLVDNGNNNYLMTTARADAPPYGIDFHTHMPTGRFSNGLNIPDIISEHLGSQPALPYLSPDLRGDQLLVGANFASAGVGILNDTGIQFVNIIRIGQQLQNFQDYHQRLAEFVGEDAARQVVNNALVLITLGGNDFVNNYYLVPFSVRSRQFAIQDYVPYLISEYRKILTRLYELGARRVVVTGTGMIGCVPAELAMHSIDGECARDLTEAADLFNPQLVQMLSELNADIGGDVFIAANTNRVSFDFVFNPQDYGFVTSKVACCGQGPYNGIGLCTPASNVCPNRDVYAYWDAFHPTERANRIIVGQFMHGSTDHISPMNISTILAMDNRD; encoded by the exons ATGGACGCTATGCTCGTGACCTTCCTCGTCGTCCCCGTGGTGGTGGCGCTCCtcggggccggggccggggccgcgtccgccgcgccgccgcgcgcctTCTTCGTGTTCGGGGACTCCCTGGTCGACAACGGCAACAACAACTACCTCATGACCACGGCGCGCGCCGACGCGCCGCCCTACGGGATCGACTTCCACACGCACATGCCCACGGGGAGGTTCTCCAACGGGCTCAACATCCCCGACATCATCAGCGAGCACCTCGGCTCCCAGCCCGCGCTGCCGTACCTCAGCCCCGACCTCCGCGGCGACCAGCTGCTCGTCGGCGCCAACTTCGCCTCCGCCGGCGTCGGCATCCTCAACGACACCGGCATACAATTC GTGAACATCATCAGGATCGGGCAGCAGCTGCAGAACTTCCAGGACTACCATCAGAGGCTGGCCGAGTTCGTCGGCGAGGACGCGGCGAGGCAGGTCGTCAACAACGCACTCGTGCTCATCACGCTCGGCGGCAACGATTTCGTCAACAACTACTACCTGGTGCCCTTCTCCGTCCGGTCTCGCCAGTTTGCCATCCAAGACTACGTCCCCTACCTCATCTCCGAGTACAGGAAAATCCTGACG CGGCTGTACGAGCTCGGGGCCCGGCGCGTGGTGGTGACGGGCACGGGGATGATCGGGTGCGTGCCGGCGGAGCTGGCCATGCACAGCATCGACGGCGAGTGCGCGCGCGACCTCACGGAGGCGGCCGACCTCTTCAACCCGCAGCTGGTGCAGATGCTCTCCGAACTCAACGCCGACATCGGCGGCGACGTCTTCATCGCCGCCAACACCAACCGGGTCAGCTTCGACTTCGTGTTCAACCCGCAGGACTACG GGTTCGTGACGTCCAAGGTGGCGTGCTGCGGGCAGGGCCCGTACAACGGGATCGGGCTGTGCACGCCGGCGTCCAACGTGTGCCCCAACCGGGACGTGTACGCGTACTGGGACGCGTTCCACCCCACGGAGCGCGCCAACCGGATCATCGTCGGCCAGTTCATGCACGGCTCCACCGACCACATCAGCCCCATGAACATCAGCACCATCCTCGCCATGGACAACAGGGACTAG
- the LOC136498436 gene encoding 2-phytyl-1,4-beta-naphthoquinone methyltransferase, chloroplastic-like, with protein MVALNAGISVAAGVVFSPAGRRRGRCHASFRCSSSSAGERQALFSRIAPVYDLLNDVLSLGQHRTWKRICVSWSRAKMGDRVLDLCCGSGHLAFLLSQKVGLDGEVMAVDFSRQQLQIAANRQEQCWKLCYKNIKWIEGDALDLPFADCYFDAVTVGYGLRNVVDKSKAMREIYRVLKPGSRASILDFNKSSSLFTTSLQSWAIDNVVVPLASGYGLTEEYKYLKSSISQYLTGDELEKLAKEAGFCAAKHYELGGGLMGNLVATR; from the exons ATGGTGGCCTTGAACGCGGGGATTTCCGTAGCCGCCGGCGTCGTGTTCAGccccgccggccgccggcgcGGCCGCTGCCACGCCTCCTTTCGCTGCTCGTCCTCCTCAGCCGGCGAGCGGCAGGCCCTCTTCAGCCGCATCGCCCCCGTCTACGACCTA CTGAACGACGTGCTCAGCCTGGGACAGCACCGGACGTGGAAGCGCATATGCGTCTCTTGGTCGAG AGCGAAGATGGGGGATCGAGTTCTTGATCTCTGCTGCGGGAGCGGGCATTTGGCGTTCCTGCTGTCTCAGAAGGTCGGGTTAGATGGAGAG GTGATGGCTGTCGATTTTTCGAGGCAGCAACTACAGATTGCTGCTAACCGCCAGGAGCAATGCTGGAAGCTGTGTTACAAGAACATCAA GTGGATCGAGGGTGATGCACTTGATTTACCATTTGCAGACTGCTACTTCGATGCTGTAACAGTTGGCTACGGATTGCGCAATGTGGTTGATAAATCGAAAGCGATGCGAGAAATATATAGGGTCCTGAAACCAG GATCAAGAGCCTCTATCCTTGATTTTAACAAGAGTTCATCACTTTTCACGACATCATTACAG AGTTGGGCGATAGACAATGTTGTGGTTCCTTTAGCTAGTGGCTATGGACTGACTGAAGAATACAAGTACTTgaaaagctccatatcacagtaTCTAACAG GAGACGAATTGGAGAAATTAGCAAAAGAAGCTGGGTTCTGTGCAGCGAAGCACTATGAGCTTGGTGGAGGGCTTATGGGGAACCTAGTAGCAACTCGATGA
- the LOC136498209 gene encoding uncharacterized protein, whose protein sequence is MDLGSCYLGGNADAVEFCPHRPFRHVLAAATYTLQEQERDRAGTISLFSVDAASEDASRRLRLLHTVETAGIFDMKWSPKSPLLAQADAHGRLALRRLEQEDGSDTGIVFTDVSAEDISSSMCLYVDWNQTAESLSVGLSDGSLSVVSVREDRLEISEQWTAHQFEVWTCYFDRTRPHLLYSGSDDCCFSCWDLRESPPNIVFQNKKSHKMGVCCIAQNPLEENMLLTGSYDEFLRVWDMRFMPKPVNEKLINLGGGVWRMKYHPSIADIVLAACMHNGFAIVKVGSEDATVMETYCKHESLAYGADWQKSEEVEQNGNSSVVATCSFYDHLLCVWQPENLAEI, encoded by the exons atgGATTTAGGCTCGTGCTACCTCGGCGGGAACGCCGACGCGGTGGAGTTCTGCCCGCACCGCCCGTTCCGCCACGTGTTGGCCGCCGCCACCTACACGCTGCAGGAGCAGGAGCGCGACCGGGCGGGCACCATATCCCTCTTCTCCGTTGACGCTGCCTCGGAGGACGCGTCCCGGCGGCTCCGGCTGCTGCATACTGTGGAGACCGCCGGCATCTTCGATATGAAGTGGAGCCCCAAGTCGCCGCTGCTCGCGCAGGCCGACGCCCACGGCCGCCTCGCGCTCCGGCGCCTGGAGCAGGAGGACGGCTCGGACACAG GCATTGTCTTCACCGATGTCTCTGCTGAAGATATTTCTTCTTCAATGTGCTTGTATGTGGACTGGAACCAAACTGCTGAGTCTCTGTCTGTTGGATTATCAGATGGCTCACTGTCTGTGGTTTCAGTGAGAGAGGACCGGCTGGAGATATCCGAACAGTGGACTGCACATCAGTTCGAAGTCTGGACATGTTATTTTGACCGTACAAGGCCACACTTACTGTACAGTGGATCAGATGACTGTTGTTTCAGTTGCTGGGACTTGAGAGAAAGCCCGCCAAACATTGTTTTTCAAAACAAAAAGTCTCATAAGATGGGTGTCTGTTGTATTGCACAGAATCCATTGGAGGAGAACATGCTACTTACTGGGAGTTATGATGAATTTCTCAGAGTTTGGGACATGAGATTTATGCCAAAACCTGTCAATGAAAAGTTGATAAATCTAGGAGGTGGTGTGTGGAGGATGAAGTATCATCCTAGTATTGCAGATATTGTATTGGCTGCGTGCATGCACAATGGGTTTGCCATTGTTAAAGTAGGTTCTGAAGATGCTACGGTAATGGAAACATATTGCAAGCATGAGTCCTTAGCATATGGCGCAGATTGGCAGAAAAGTGAAGAGGTGGAGCAGAATGGAAATTCTTCAGTTGTTGCCACTTGTTCGTTTTATGATCACCTTCTCTGTGTGTGGCAACCAGAGAATCTAGCTGAGATTTAA